From the Toxoplasma gondii ME49 chromosome VIIa, whole genome shotgun sequence genome, one window contains:
- a CDS encoding hypothetical protein (encoded by transcript TGME49_206640) gives MMEETKKLPEVPVAFERQGDTEVKGNQNDSSLHGVERKALSAQQGLPDGSTRCSLLPDSSTLCSSLSETSSASLLVASESSPENGAQLTPTSAAALQPGGHTPQGFTSRTDSLAHSGGFSLPTETIPSTLTDARSADSRLPSRDDGAVESTGECHPPAPDAIPSVGGTSPSAAAARGASTAATVKSPVSGARGSASSRASGARLTGVASPIEERSGNRPAASSSSSSWAPADTTRGGRAGVVAGAGGMTLRLARASDGSFTVVDSGTGMPAREWVQQLQLRAADPTPILRLRVHPETGEVTRTRKRTEDGERQGAGGPDCDEEERSATAWRSGPSYVRQEFDDGSRSGSSRGRPANSSGPPGPLMRPPSLSEAFSTAVATTHRFRYRSTSVAGRGRGSSRGPTDQQLFERDTYTDIVHSSEDSGLTWGEKRAKDGSWREKWMQQTMEEEEEDTSEGDKGEERGSGGIRTRRTRRRTFGQNHGINESRRERWSERWEEVEGRRRTVEKAVQQLDEDGNVVQEWFEVIEENLETGETKVTKAGEDSRAYFGSVCGQQSPREELGDHRERGTTSSLSQDDLNRESETKNAKQQTSRRARLSRRWKEESHRRVSAETGEDEVFWSVFEESQGGREKGRRRRRDRTKGTEETEVWYRAFDSETGETMETWEERWIEKADGEKWGEKKGVNTQKEEWGEKWRENAAGEREVDRWARTEDGRRQWGEKKGRGRPKKNGEGTQENGCEHSSDERTPEDYTERWEIEHRDDAYVSFTDRWWERPEEGSRWGEKKKVTHTTLQGPPNGTNAEDETGATDRVVELNEKWYDNGQEKMVDEWRTELLLESAADDNENGPRRILHQVKSGRKHTNRYCDGTQWGENWHQSQAASPGASSSSSSATDGNVDSANEADGVVSHQVTVQIRTPSGRFEVHTVEASAPVLRLASTSRDSWWREPHGNSWGEKMYHDLEQGSEQHEKWYDNGHERQVDRWRVAPDGSRTGEKFGSKTDGTEWREAWGRQASGEGAEEDSWIEKRWKERNRDGEGVNEWGETEGSEGRKRWNQKWWKKESWHGGDEFVEKWEDDGHGNKSTVKLGSTWKHREGCREVTDWFEDKFGEVAHSQEKWAYKRGHSASGDNWLEKWNERPEEKSATKSGSNARGDEWSEQWKETFDENGEKSTTWAEKTGRNAQGDAWYETWLERRSNWKMAIKEGRNARGEEWQEKWGEDLHEDGSGEKWCQKWAKDNAGNRHGKSWGDRWGKDGKGGHRWGEEWSNDDVNKWWHDTDGRPAGC, from the exons ATgatggaggagacgaaaaagctTCCTGAAGTACCTGTCGCTTTCGAACGACAAGGAGATACAGAAGTCAAAGGGAACCAGAATGACTCGTCACTACATGGCGTCGAGCGGAAGGCGCTGTCTGCTCAACAGGGTTTGCCGGACGGATCCACCCggtgttctcttcttccggactcctcgactctctgttcttccctATCCGAGACCTCAAgtgcgtctctgcttgttGCTAGCGAGTCATCTCCAGAAAATGGTGCACAACTGACTCCTACCTCTGCAGCTGCGTTGCAGCCAGGTGGACATACACCGCAAGGCTTCACGTCGCGGACGGACTCACTCGCTCACAGCGGGGGCTTTTCGTTGCCTACGGAAACGATTCCCAGCACGTTAACTGATGCGAGGTCTGCAGATTCgcggcttccttctcgcgaTGACGGTGCCGTCGAATCTACTGGTGAATGCCATCCCCCTGCACCTGATGCCATCCCTTCTGTCGGCGGCACAAGCCCAAGCGCTGCAGCGGCACGCGGTGCGTCGACAGCAGCCACTGTAAAATCTCCGGTTTCTGGCGCGCGTGGTTCTGCGTCCAGTAGAGCATCCGGCGCCCGCCTAACCGGAGTTGCGTCTCCAATCGAAGAACGCAGTGGCAATCGGCCcgctgcttcgtcgtcctcgtcgtcatGGGCGCCAGCGGACACAacgagaggcggaagagcgGGCGTTGTTGCGGGAGCGGGGGGAATGACGCTTCGTCTCGCTAGGGCGTCCGATGGAAGCTTCACAGTCGTCGACAGTGGGACTGGAATGCCAGCAAGAGAGTGGGTGCAGCAGCTCCAGCTCCGGGCTGCCGACCCTACACCCATATTGCGTCTTCGCGTTCATCCCGAGACCGGCGAGGTTACTCGCACCAGAAAACGCACTGAGGACGGGGAGCGGCAGGGAGCAGGCGGTCCGGAttgcgacgaagaggaaa GGTCTGCAACTGCCTGGCGATCGGGACCAAGCTACGTCCGGCAGGAATTTGACGACGGCTCGCGAAGTGGTTCGAGTCGAGGGCGACCGGCGAATTCTTCCGGCCCTCCTGGTCCCCTCATGCGTCCCCCGTCTCTGTCGGAGGCGTTCTCCACAGCTGTGGCTACAACGCATCGCTTTCGCTATCGGAGCACCAGCGTAGCTGGCAGAGGGAGGGGGTCCTCCCGAGGCCCCACTGACCAGCAACTGTTCGAAAGAGACACCTACACGGACATAGTCCacagcagcgaagacagTGGCTTAAcgtggggagagaagagggcgaaggACGGCAGCTGGCGAGAGAAGTGGATGCAGCAGACgatggaggaagaggaggaagacacaTCCGAGGGGGACAAGGGCGAGGAGCGAGGCAGTGGAGGCATACGAACAAGGCGCACGCGACGAAGGACGTTCGGGCAAAACCATGGAATCAATGAGAGCCGAAGAGAACG GTGGTCCGAGAGGTGGGAGGAAGTGGAAGGGCGCCGCCGGACAGTGGAGAAGGCGGTGCAACAGTTGGATGAAGATGGCAATGTGGTTCAGGAGTGGTTTGAGGTGATTGAGGAGAACCTTGAGactggagaaacgaaggtgACGAAAGCCGGCGAAGACTCGAGGGCCTACTTCGGCTCTGTGTGCGGGCAGCAGAGCCCCCGGGAGGAGCTCGGGGACCACCGCGAGCGAGGAACAAcctcgtcgctttctcaAGACGACttgaacagagaaagcgagacaaagaacgcgaaacagcagacgagcagaagagcgcgcctttctcggcggtggaaagaagagagtcaCCGGCGTGTATCCGCGGAGACCGGGGAAGACGAAGTGTTCTGGAGTGTCTTTGAAGAATCACAGGGAGGccgagagaaggggagacgcagacgacgagaTAGAACAAAgggaacagaggagacggaagtATGGTACAGGGCCTTCGATTCTGAGACTGGGGAGACGATGGAGACCTGGGAGGAGAGATGGatcgagaaggcagacggagaaaagtggggcgagaagaagggcgTCAACACCCA GAAAGAAGAGTGGGGAGAGAAGTGGCGCGAAAATGCAGCGGGGGAGCGAGAAGTCGATCGCTGGGCCCGAACAGAAGACGGCCGAAGACagtggggagagaagaagggaagagggagaccgaagaaaaacggagaaggaacCCAGGAGAACGGCTGTGAACACTCCTCAGACGAGAGGACCCCCGAAGACTATACGGAAAG GTGGGAGATCGagcacagagacgacgcCTACGTGTCTTTCACGGACCGGTGGTGGGAGAGACCCGAGGAAGGGTCCCGGTGgggcgaaaagaagaaggtgacTCACACGACTCTCCAGGGGCCGCCAAATGGAACGaatgcagaagacgagacaggagcTACGGATCGTGTTGTC gaATTGAATGAGAAGTGGTACGACAATGGACAGGAGAAGATGGTGGACGAATGGCGAACagagcttcttctcgagaGTGCTGCCGACGACAACGAAAACGGCCCTCGCAGGATCCTTCACCAG GTCAAGTCCGGGAGAAAGCACACAAATCGGTACTGCGACGGGACTCAGTGGGGAGAGAACTGGCATCAGTCGCAGGCCGCGTCTCCtggcgcgtcttcttctaGCTCTTCCGCTACCGATGGAAACGTGGACAGTGCCAACGAGGCGGACGGCGTTGTCTCGCACCAGGTCACCGTGCAGATTCGA ACGCCAAGTGGACGCTTCGAGGTGCACACCGTGGAGGCGTCAGCGCCAGTTCTTCGCCTAGCGTCGACAAGCCGGGACAGCTGGTGGCGGGAACCCCACGGGAATTCGTGGGGCGAGAAAAT GTACCATGATTTAGAACAGGGCTCAGAGCAACATGAGAAGTGGTACGACAACGGTCATGAACGGCAGGTCGACCGATGGCGGGTGGCGCCTGATGGGTCGAGAACGG gcGAGAAGTTTGGGTCCAAAACAGACGGGACGGAGTGGCGAGAAGCCTGGGGCAGGCAGGCGtcaggcgaaggcgccgaagaagactcgTGGATCGAGAAGAGATGGAAAGAACGAAaccgagacggagaaggcgtGAACGAatggggagagacagagggctCCGAAGGGCGGAAAAGGTGGAACCAGAAGTGgtggaaaaaggagagcTGGCACGGAGGAGATGAGTTCGTGGAAAAGTGGGAGGATGATGGGCATGGCAACAAAAGCACGGTGAAACTGGGATCCACTTGGAA ACATCGCGAAGGATGCCGAGAAGTCACGGACTGGTTTGAAGACAAGTTCGGGGAGGTTGCGCATTCGCAGGAGAAGTGGGCCTACAAGCGGGGTCACAGTGCATCGGGAGATAACTGGCTAGAAAAGTGGAACGAACGCCCAGAGGAGAAAAGTGCGACCAAGTCTGGCTCGAATGC GCGAGGCGACGAGTGGTCGGAGCAGTGGAAGGAGACCTTCGATGAGAATGGCGAAAAGAGCACGACATGGGCTGAGAAGACCGGGCGCAACGCTCAG GGCGACGCGTGGTATGAAACGTGGCTGGAGCGTCGCTCGAACTGGAAAATGGCAATcaaagaaggacgaaacgcCCGCGGGGAAGAATGGCAAGAGAAATGGGGTGAAGATTTGCACGAAGACGGTTCAGGCGAGAAGTGGTGTCAAAAATGGGCCAAAGACAACGCGGGAAATCGTCATGGAAAGAGCTGGGGAGATAGATGGGGAAAGGACGGAAAGGGTGGACATCGTTGGGGTGAGGAATGGTCGAACGACGACGTCAACAAGTGGTGGCATGACACTGATGGACGACCTGCGGGGTGCTAG
- a CDS encoding hypothetical protein (encoded by transcript TGME49_206660) — protein MVCFFSCISSPFCGVRRRLRHRGVKKYQTSNEGTVTRVYDSVSPISIASPSPVQKSFCSFHQKFSSSVPPQKPWVPVLSSVASSAYSTCYGGQNFRSVIECSEVGDRSSETHMLINMPVNGTGEPQLSASLQVTLSSQHKPNSERIASPSALEYSLASGTVQRLDAAEISAAATEEFHAQQQTRVVDFLYSNSQLQQPRLSPNGGKEAAPLGFIGGEDNKTAWCKRKRSSTVQRQTIPKVRDRRMPCKKEMMRSTPGTPLHENSSRFLVSGDQRTTAGTENITPHLRNTPVQRLPPIPLDAAKATFCLDRFCFGGERRKGRHNMAARLVTHMADVEADEKEETTRSLLSEREIDGELFNLGEGMQVGDEDLLFLSDMTSYIDCHFADG, from the coding sequence ATGgtgtgtttcttttcgtgTATTTCATCTCCCTTTTGTGGCGTTCGACGCCGGTTACGCCACAGAGGAGTGAAGAAATATCAGACAAGCAATGAAGGAACGGTAACGAGGGTTTATGATTCGGTGTCGCCTATCTCGATTGCGTCGCCATCCCCAGTTCAGAAATCGTTTTGTTCGTTCCACCAaaagttctcttcttccgttccCCCTCAGAAACCATGGGTGCCCGTGCTGTCTTCAGTTGCCTCATCAGCATACTCTACATGCTACGGTGGTCAGAACTTCAGGTCCGTGATCGAATGCAGCGAAGTAGGGGACAGAAGCAGTGAAACACATATGCTAATAAACATGCCTGTGAACGGGACAGGGGAGCCTCAACtatctgcgtctctccaggTCACACTCTCCTCGCAGCACAAGCCAAACTCCGAGAGAATTGCCTCTCCTAGTGCCCTAGAGTATTCTCTCGCTTCCGGCACAGTGCAGAGACTGGATGCAGCAGAGATTAGCGCTGCCGCTACCGAGGAGTTTCACGCACAGCAGCAGACAAGAGTAGTTGATTTTCTTTATTCAAACTCTCAActgcagcagccgcgcctgtctcctaacggaggaaaggaagcggCACCCCTTGGGTTCATCGGAGGGGAGGATAATAAAACTGCATGGTGCAAACGGAAAAGAAGCTCCACGGTGCAAAGACAAACCATCCCCAAAGTTAGAGACCGAAGAATGCCATGTAAAAAAGAGATGATGCGCTCTACTCCTGGTACTCCCTTACACGAGAACTCCAGCCGATTTCTTGTTTCTGGGGACCAACGTACGACAGCAGGGACAGAAAACATTACGCCACATCTTCGGAATACACCCGTACAACGATTGCCACCAATCCCTCTCGATGCAGCAAAAGCTACGTTTTGTCTCGACCGCTTCTGTTtcggaggagaaaggcgaaagggACGGCATAACATGGCAGCTCGTCTAGTAACTCACATGGCGGACGTCGAAGCggatgagaaagaagaaacaactcGTTCACTTCtgtcagagagagaaatcgatGGTGAACTCTTTAACCTTGGAGAAGGAATGCAAGTGGGCGATGAAGACCTGCTCTTTCTCAGTGATATGACATCGTACATCGATTGCCATTTCGCAGATGGCTAA
- a CDS encoding zinc finger, c2h2 type domain-containing protein (encoded by transcript TGME49_206650): protein MSLSEKEYVTAVRGSIESKLLNQAEGKALGETTSRRSAFPDLAVTEDFSAYQLGAESADEARVAAEGKMSESTWCGGVHAEGDTGPLCGTNVKEGPMEQELPFSELPAVEAHDTLVGSDAGFSMGATRPCTGAATTGCDSPSISLSSSCPATVSPKKQSPTLSCRSGSGADGADCCIPLFRPQSSCSTISSYHFSSKGSFSPVSLSRSASLLDDPANFVQDGMPPLRKDTGFSFGKDSAQSPKSASVSGGALAVEPTGVPECKLPSPLPLVEKSSVRAGETAMDEEEDETNAALQGAAEMKGHREGSALSHAGADGMGIGFASSGEESLADKISDEVDFKQQRPPEGAENGIHTGHAAPRKTTTDGAFPEVSLTSASDESHGVLVSAENQVNSLETREPEGYVSDSQNGKLLNLLEQYRQSLQVCEASVARSGECTGYPEVTESLRSALPVVAESAPTGCLTDVEVQSEGGNSFTEAAPQSSGALHASTPHPSSVQSDTVRCSVPKQESRPSWKSSGHEEEHDWEDHMLLQRSSSSSLSDLATVAANSFSALRRGGNSEHFDPDRKLSRASLSEENIEQLTRAFAGAPDYRNHAATDTAGMEEENLPFDETPFLLGKMKKQRRGTCSTSCSEVSNLSRMKDRACFGEAKTKRGSMASTGSGAQSVFDEPARFSGVQEAKRGHNGYILSALQRCDSQFFRPCQNAEPPLGSVSDAAAPEWLRNSQESRGTSFRNDSDEATLGFLRSAPASPSTDAGCEYGDVSPDATPRRSFSGCLMESSCTSLCSSPSWTGSPAVSATSRSASPKSSYMINHSTRSRDLSPIGRHAAESTRVPGVSEEALRSFLPSCSVGSTSSCESASPSPRALHVAPPARATVVVEKNITRTLSRREAAWDGVPHPPFADTCPRSKTAVASSKAFISSACSSQTVEQCGTQPPKGASKALHPHMSLAALSLLDAMASKSQDELHMFIEGLQTACVLLRGNSTTDASADSLVGLMMSAIVSSLTPKPGVKAHEPAAPAAACRSGEHALTSLMIPLGSESDRSSPTASSAVAVTKHDKRSAQRSKCEERPSLLSSVASGAAKPKATPSLLETTETEATETRSGSGNPESRKRLRGSTVSLASEEERSGVKRSYSALDTLSSASMRSAHSAETETSQQVFSFLLKSLEASPSKSDEAFGPAGNEGVPLDISRKSSESRTTCTVLSHAAKARRKRSRNDDGEAGDAAGARDIKRFPILSSARPIIVPASLCAAKPKNALSSAWFSGQPEALAELSALLQCGHSQEAGGEIRRCPTNRSERVKPEATAEHVAASCSPGEAAARQSVERIPNADVRLWRFTDAGGSPVGKTFEELQVKKQGSIEVPASNAGTAATWPSTNRQEQAGAEAMQQLSATCEQKGRAATSKKEARPETRMYACPLCNGLFSRNYNLHHHIRAVHEGVKSFVCPICQKKFSYKRGNLEQHIQAVHRGEKPFLCNICGRAFSQKGNLSQHTQAVHAGNRPFQCPQCSRAFSRKSHLHRHITSLKHYGPAGSSVNVSQLSAGMLEKEMARGADSSN from the coding sequence ATGTCTCTGTCGGAAAAAGAATATGTCACTGCCGTGAGAGGCAGTATCGAAAGTAAACTCTTGAATCAAGCGGAAGGGAAAGCGTTGGGCGAAACAACTTCCCGAAGGTCCGCTTTTCCTGATCTGGCTGTGACTGAAGATTTTTCAGCTTATCAGCTAGGTGCAGAAAGTGCAGATGAGGCTCGTGTAGCCGCTGAAGGCAAAATGAGTGAATCCACGTGGTGTGGaggggtgcatgcagagggtgACACCGGTCCCCTGTGCGGGACAAACGTCAAGGAAGGTCCCATGGAACAAGAGTTGCCGTTCTCAGAGCTTCCCGCGGTTGAGGCGCACGACACTTTGGTGGGATCAGATGCTGGCTTCTCTATGGGGGCGACTCGCCCCTGCACCGGGGCTGCGACCACAGGTTGCGATTCCCCGTCgatctccctctcctcttcctgtccCGCGACAGTCAGTCCGAAGAAACAGTCTCCGACTCTCTCGTGTAGGTCTGGGTCCGGTGCAGATGGAGCCGACTGTTGCATTCCCCTCTTCCGTCCTCAGTCATCTTGTTCTACCATTTCCTCCTACCACTTCTCGTCTAAgggctctttctctcctgtgtctttGTCACGTTCTGCCTCGCTTCTGGACGACCCAGCGAACTTCGTCCAAGACGGGATGCCCCCCCTTCGCAAGGATACAGGTTTCTCTTTTGGTAAGGACTCTGCTCAGTCCCCGAAAAGTGCATCCGTCTCTGGAGGGGCTCTTGCCGTGGAACCCACAGGAGTGCCAGAGTGCAAACTTCCCTCACCTTTGCCGCTGGTAGAGAAGAGCAGTGTGCGGgcaggggagacagcgatggacgaagaagaggacgaaaccAATGCAGCTCTCCAAGGTGCAGCGGAGATGAAAGGCCATCGAGAGGGGTCGGCTCTATCGCACGCAGGAGCAGATGGCATGGGCATTGGTTTCGCAAGCAGTGGTGAAGAATCTCTTGCGGACAAAATCAGCGACGAAGTTGATTTCAAGCAGCAACGTCCCCcggaaggcgcagagaacgGCATCCACACAGGTCACGCGGCGCCGAGAAAAACTACCACGGACGGCGCATTCCCCGAAGTCTCGCTGACTTCTGCGAGTGACGAGTCGCATGGCGTTCTTGTGTCTGCAGAGAACCAAGTGAACAGTCTTGAGACTCGAGAGCCAGAGGGATACGTGTCAGATTCACAAAATGGCAAGCTCCTCAATCTGCTAGAACAATATCGGCAGAGCCTCCAGGTGTGCGAAGCAAGTGTCGCTCGGAGTGGGGAATGCACGGGGTACCCTGAAGTAACTGAGAGTCTGAGAAGCGCATTGCCTGTCGTCGCCGAATCAGCACCGACAGGTTGTCTCACCGACGTAGAGGTTCAGAGCGAAGGAGGCAACAGCTTCACTGAGGCAGCACCACAGTCAAGTGGGGCGCTGCATGCCTCTACGCCACATCCGAGCTCTGTGCAGTCGGACACTGTCCGCTGTAGCGTCCCGAAACAGGAAAGTCGCCCATCATGGAAATCCTCTGGGCATGAGGAAGAGCATGACTGGGAAGACCACATGCTCCTTcagcgctcttcttcctcgagtctTTCCGACCTGGCGACAGTGGCAGCCAACTCGTTTTCAGCTTTGCGGAGAGGCGGCAATTCTGAGCATTTTGACCCCGACAGGAAATTGTCgcgggcgtctctctctgaagagAACATCGAACAATTGACCAGGGCATTTGCCGGCGCTCCAGATTACCGGAACCACGCCGCGACAGACACTGCTGggatggaagaagaaaacctgCCCTTTGACGAGACTCCGTTCCTCCTTGGCAAaatgaagaagcagaggagggGGACATGCAGCACGAGTTGCTCGGAGGTGAGCAATCTTAGCAGAATGAAGGATAGAGCCTGTTttggagaagcgaagacgaagcgaggCTCCATGGCAAGCACAGGCAGTGGCGCGCAGAGTGTCTTTGATGAGCCGGCACGCTTTTCAGGTGTCCAAGAAGCGAAGCGTGGTCACAATGGCTACATCTTGTCCGCTTTGCAAAGATGTGATAGTCAGTTTTTCCGCCCTTGTCAAAACGCAGAACCCCCTCTCGGATCGGTCTCCGACGCGGCTGCACCAGAGTGGCTTCGGAACAGTCAGGAATCGAGAGGAACCTCCTTCCGAAACGACTCAGATGAGGCCACACTGGGCTTCCTACGAAGCGCTCCTGCATCCCCTTCGACTGACGCCGGTTGCGAGTATGGCGATGTGTCTCCTGATGCCACGCCCCGTCGGTCTTTCTCAGGATGCTTGATGGAGAGCTCGTGTACAAGTCTgtgttcttctccgtcctggACCGGCAGTCCTGCGGTGTCCGCGACctcgcgttctgcttctccgaaGTCGTCCTACATGATCAACCATTCAACACGCAGTAGGGACTTGTCTCCAATAGGCAGACACGCGGCAGAAAGCACTCGAGTTCCCGGAGTTTCTGAAGAGGCGCTGAGGTCTTTCCTCCCATCTTGCTCTGTGGggtcgacttcttcctgcGAGTCTGCGTCGCCGAGTCCAAGAGCTCTGCACGTCGCTCCCCCGGCCCGCGCCACGGTTGTTGTGGAGAAGAACATCACACGGACCCTCTCGAGAAGGGAGGCGGCATGGGATGGCGTTCCTCACCCTCCGTTTGCCGACACTTGCCCCCGTTCGAAGACAGCGGTGGCGTCTTCAAAGGCCTTCATCAGTTCTGCCTGCTCCAGTCAAACGGTGGAACAGTGTGGCACACAGCCGCCTAAAGGAGCGAGCAAGGCTTTGCATCCACACATGTCACTCgccgcgctgtctctgctcgacGCGATGGCATCCAAGTCTCAAGATGAGCTGCACATGTTCATCGAGGGTCtgcaaactgcatgcgtccttcTGCGAGGAAATAGCACAACTGATGCGAGTGCCGACTCCTTGGTTGGGTTGATGATGTCTGCAATTGTGTCCAGTCTGACCCCGAAGCCTGGTGTAAAGGCACATGAACCTGCAGCGCCGGCAGCCGCTTGTCGATCCGGCGAGCACGCGCTGACCTCGCTTATGATTCCGTTGGGGTCCGAAAGTGACCGTTCTTCCCCGACAGCCTCGTCTGCCGTCGCTGTCACGAAACACGACAAGCGCTCGGCACAACGTAGCAAATGCGAAGAAAGACCGTCGCTTCTGTCGTCAGTTGCATCCGGTGCGGCGAAGCCCAAGGCaacgccttctcttctggagacaacggagacggAGGCTACGGAGACAAGGTCTGGTTCTGGGAATCCAGAGAGTCGGAAGAGACTGAGGGGATCCACTGTCTCTTTGgcctctgaagaagagagaagtggagTTAAGCGGTCGTACTCAGCTCTTGACACTCTCTCCAGTGCATCGATGCGCTCCGCGcactctgcagagacagagacatcgCAGCAggtgttctcttttctcttaAAGTCACTGGAAGCGAGTCCTTCTAAATCCGACGAAGCGTTTGGGCCAGCAGGCAACGAAGGCGTGCCTTTGGATATTTCACGGAAGTCCAGTGAATCCCGTACAACGTGCACTGTTCTCAGCCACGCAGCAAAGGCCCGGCGGAAGCGGAGTCGGAACGATGACGGCGAAGCTGGAGACGCAGCTGGCGCGCGCGACATCAAACGGTTTCCTATTCTCTCGAGCGCTCGCCCGATCATAGTCCCCGCAAGTCTTTGCGCGGCAAAGCCAAAAAATGCGTTGTCGTCTGCGTGGTTTTCAGGGCAGCCGGAGGCTCTCGCAGAGCTTTCTGCTCTGCTTCAGTGTGGCCACTCGCAGGAAGCCGGGGGCGAGATCAGGCGCTGCCCAACGAACCGTTCTGAAAGGGTGAAACCGGAAGCGACGGCAGAGCATGTCGCGGCGTCCTGCTCTCCCGGTGAGGCAGCAGCTCGGCAATCCGTGGAAAGAATCCCAAACGCAGACGTGCGTCTGTGGCGTTTCACTGATGCTGGAGGCTCGCCAGTCGGGAAAACCTTCGAGGAATTACAGGTGAAAAAACAAGGCAGCATCGAGGTGCCCGCTAGCAATGCTGGCACCGCAGCGACTTGGCCGAGCACGAATCGCCAGGAGCAGGCAGGAGCGGAAGCGATGCAACAACTTTCCGCAACTTGTGAACAAAAGGGTCGAGCGGCCACatcgaagaaagaagcgcgtCCAGAAACCCGTATGTACGCTTGCCCCCTCTGCAACGGCTTGTTCAGCAGGAACTACAACCTTCACCACCATATCAGAGCAGTCCATGAGGGGGTGAAGTCGTTTGTCTGTCCTATTTGCCAAAAGAAGTTCAGCTACAAACGAGGCAATCTTGAACAGCACATTCAAGCTGTTCATAGGGGGGAGAAGCCGTTCCTGTGTAACATTTGTGGAAGGGCTTTCAGTCAGAAAGGCAACTTGAGTCAACACACGCAagcggtgcatgcagggaaTCGGCCTTTCCAGTGTCCTCAGTGTTCGAGGGCGTTTAGCCGCAAAAGTCACCTCCATAGACACATCACTTCTCTCAAGCACTACGGACCCGCTGGCTCTTCCGTGAATGTCTCGCAGCTGTCTGCAGGGATGCTCGAGAAAGAAATGGCTAGAGGCGCTGATTCATCGAACTGA